Below is a genomic region from Persicimonas caeni.
CGTCGACTCGACTTTTGCCACGCCCGTATTGCAGCAGCCGCTGCGCCACGGCGCGGCGATGGTGTTGCACAGCGGCACCAAGTTCATCGGCGGCCACGGCGACGTCATCGCCGGGGTGGTCGCCACGAGCGAAGCCTTTGCGCGTGAGCTTCGGGTGGTGCGCTCGCTTACCGGCGGTATCCTCCACCCGCGCGCGGCCTATGACCTGCACCGGGGGCTGCAAACCTTGTCGCTACGCGTGCACAAAGCTCAAGAGGGCGCACGACTGCTCGCAGGTCGCCTCCACGAGCATCGTGCCGTGGGGAGTGTGCACTATCCGGGATTTCAGGCGTGTGATCCGAAGGGACTGGTGGGCCGTCAGATGGCGGGGCCTGGCAGCATGCTCGCCTTCGAGTTGGTCGGAGGATTCGACGCGGCGCTGCGGGTCATGGAGGCGGTCGAGTTGATCACTCCGGCGGTCAGCCTCGGTTCGACCGATACGCTCATTCAGCATCCCGCCGGGTTGACCCACCGCAAAGTCGACGCCGAAGTGCGCGCATCGCATGGGATCACCGACGGGTTTTTGAGGCTGTCGGTGGGCGTCGAGGATGCCGAAGACCTGTGGCAGGAGCTTGGCGGCATCCTCGACGGTTTGTCTCGAGCGTAGTCTTAGCCTTCGTCGCTGTCAGTCGGCACCACGATAGTGGTCGCTGGGGCCGACTGCAGCACTTTCAGAAGCACGCTGCCCATGACACTGCTCACGAACGGTGAGTGCCCCGAGCGGCCGACCACGATCAGGTCCGGGTCTTCTTTGGTCACGTAATCGAGCATGCCGCGTGTCGGGTAGTCTTGGATGACCACTGTCTCGCTGTCGAGCCCCTCCAGCTCGTCCTGGTGGTCGGCGAGCATCGCCTCCATCTCCTCTTTGGCCCATTCATAGTGGCCGTCTTGGACGTACTCCTTGGGCAGGTCTTCCTCGTCGACCACCGCGATCGACGGCGCGGTGTCGGCGTGAACGACCTTGAGCTGGCCATTGGCCGTCTTGGCGAGGCGCGCCGCGAAGCTGAGCGCCTTGGCCGAGTTTTCCGAGAAGTCGACGCCCACTACGATGGTGCTCGGGTCTTCGAGCTTGCTGTGCTGGGGCTTGACGACGACCAGCGGGCAGGGCGGGTCGTTGGCCAGCGACTGGGCGACCGAGCCCAAAAAGATCTTTTTGAG
It encodes:
- a CDS encoding trans-sulfuration enzyme family protein, which gives rise to MASFDTRTVHAGRQDLRKLGVHAPPIDLSTTYPITGLEEARASIDRMMEGAEPDENPIYSRLHNPTVARFEAGIAQLEEAEAAVGFASGMAAMTACLLAARQRGERVVAVRPMYGGTDGLLSSGLLGVEVDWADAESVGAAIGPQTSLVIVETPANPTLQLVDIEHVVAQAGDVPVLVDSTFATPVLQQPLRHGAAMVLHSGTKFIGGHGDVIAGVVATSEAFARELRVVRSLTGGILHPRAAYDLHRGLQTLSLRVHKAQEGARLLAGRLHEHRAVGSVHYPGFQACDPKGLVGRQMAGPGSMLAFELVGGFDAALRVMEAVELITPAVSLGSTDTLIQHPAGLTHRKVDAEVRASHGITDGFLRLSVGVEDAEDLWQELGGILDGLSRA
- a CDS encoding universal stress protein, with the protein product MKGSSIVLATDLSDNAKCAAEWTHSFAEKHGLNVVATHVVTISVSHWAKGAYDVLEDATLMEKARKHVSDWYEEATGAQPDEVKVLVGHAAVQLSDTVDEYDASMLVTSASGKGSLKKIFLGSVAQSLANDPPCPLVVVKPQHSKLEDPSTIVVGVDFSENSAKALSFAARLAKTANGQLKVVHADTAPSIAVVDEEDLPKEYVQDGHYEWAKEEMEAMLADHQDELEGLDSETVVIQDYPTRGMLDYVTKEDPDLIVVGRSGHSPFVSSVMGSVLLKVLQSAPATTIVVPTDSDEG